A portion of the Simkania negevensis Z genome contains these proteins:
- the rpiA gene encoding ribose 5-phosphate isomerase A gives MDKELLKKRAGEKAAEWIEDGMLVGLGTGSTVYYFIEKLIHLCKEGLNITVVSSSIRSFEQAQKGGIPTANMNTVTQIDITIDGADEIDCQKRMIKGGGGALLREKILANSSKEMVVIVDESKVVEKLGKRALPVEILPFGYSATIEKIQVLGFRGEMRTTNEGKFYITDNGNYIYDILFQELRESPEEDHDRLIHVPGVLETGFFFNLAGRVLIGESSGNLKQLDK, from the coding sequence ATGGACAAAGAACTCTTGAAAAAGCGGGCCGGCGAAAAAGCGGCCGAATGGATTGAAGATGGAATGCTCGTTGGGTTAGGAACTGGCTCTACAGTGTATTACTTCATTGAAAAACTCATTCACCTCTGCAAAGAAGGGCTAAACATCACAGTTGTTTCGAGTTCCATCCGGTCATTTGAGCAAGCTCAAAAAGGTGGAATTCCAACAGCCAATATGAACACGGTGACCCAGATTGATATCACAATCGACGGGGCCGATGAAATTGACTGTCAAAAGCGCATGATTAAAGGAGGCGGAGGAGCCTTACTGCGCGAAAAGATCTTAGCTAATAGCAGTAAGGAAATGGTAGTCATAGTCGACGAATCAAAAGTTGTTGAAAAGCTGGGCAAGAGAGCTCTTCCCGTCGAAATTCTCCCCTTTGGATACAGTGCAACGATTGAAAAAATCCAAGTCCTCGGATTTCGTGGTGAAATGCGAACCACAAATGAAGGTAAATTTTACATCACTGATAATGGCAATTATATTTATGATATTCTGTTTCAAGAGCTTCGTGAGTCTCCGGAAGAAGACCATGACCGTCTCATCCACGTTCCAGGCGTTTTAGAAACAGGCTTCTTTTTCAACCTCGCTGGCCGAGTTCTTATCGGTGAGTCTTCTGGTAACCTCAAACAGCTTGATAAATAA
- a CDS encoding co-chaperone GroES, giving the protein MKTKKKLTLRPLGNRVLVQRLEQEETLKGGIILPDSAKKKQESARVVAVGKGKSTDDGKILPMPVKEGDLILMDKYAGQEVTVDDEEFIVLRSDDIIAIIED; this is encoded by the coding sequence ATGAAAACGAAAAAGAAACTTACACTTAGACCACTTGGGAATCGTGTTTTGGTCCAACGTCTGGAACAAGAGGAGACTCTCAAAGGTGGTATCATCCTTCCTGATTCAGCAAAGAAAAAGCAAGAGTCTGCCCGTGTTGTTGCCGTCGGCAAGGGAAAATCAACTGATGACGGTAAAATTCTCCCCATGCCTGTGAAAGAGGGAGACCTTATCCTTATGGATAAATACGCAGGTCAAGAAGTGACGGTTGATGACGAAGAGTTCATCGTCCTCCGATCTGACGACATCATTGCAATCATTGAAGACTAA
- a CDS encoding bifunctional nuclease family protein translates to MDSELIPIQFNKIMQSPSYTVFILGTEAKQFAIYTSPHVGVQIQMHLTDQLKPRPYTHDLMNSIFNGLKIELLHVVINDVQDTIYYARLFLEQMVGETKQIMEIDARPSDCLSLALENNVPIYCTKEVFDKVLPIDP, encoded by the coding sequence ATGGATTCCGAGCTCATTCCGATTCAATTTAATAAAATCATGCAGTCCCCTTCCTATACGGTATTTATCTTAGGGACAGAGGCCAAGCAATTTGCAATTTACACCTCACCTCACGTGGGGGTTCAAATTCAAATGCATCTTACAGACCAACTGAAACCACGTCCCTATACCCATGACCTCATGAACTCTATTTTCAACGGTTTAAAGATCGAACTGCTCCATGTTGTGATCAACGACGTGCAAGATACGATTTACTATGCTCGGCTTTTTCTCGAGCAGATGGTTGGAGAAACCAAACAAATCATGGAGATTGATGCACGTCCGAGTGATTGTCTCTCACTGGCTCTTGAAAACAACGTCCCGATCTACTGTACGAAAGAAGTTTTCGATAAGGTCCTCCCCATCGACCCCTAA
- the pepF gene encoding oligoendopeptidase F codes for MAKERAEIADEHKWNVASLYPSLEAWEKGFKALAKEKIQGVRFPEIQKFQGKMGESPDLLAKLLKAAFELERNIVKLYTYAHLRHDEDVVHDVHKNAYDRISLLYYEYDNETSWIQPELLQLDETTFQMYLMAPELKDYQVYLKKVYALKPHTLSSDKEALLALAGKALQTSQKAFSLLNDADLKFPQIETATGEKKDLSYGSYLLYMQSKDRTLRKNAFVELHKQYQQFENTICELINGQVQNHIFIAKARHYPSALHASLTPHQIDVDVYHNLIKTVRENIGNLHRYIKLRKKLLGVDQLHCHDLHVSLLPEFEKKYTFDEAKAAILESVSVMGRNYQATLEKGLGEERWVDLFENKRKRSGAYSSGCYDSIPFILMNFHGTLRDVMTLSHEAGHSMHSYLSNHSQPYQYSHYPIFLAEIASTFHEDLLFRYFVEKASSRQEKCYFLNQKIDDIRATLFRQTQFAEFELKLHVLGEQGIPLTPTTLKEAYRQLNIDYYGPDLTADPEIDVEFLRIPHFYYNFYVYQYATGISAASALVQHVLTEGESARDAYIKFLSSGSSKYPLELLQEAGVDMHSKEPIEKLLHRFNGFVTELEKEMQC; via the coding sequence ATGGCAAAAGAACGTGCAGAAATCGCAGATGAACACAAATGGAACGTTGCCTCTCTTTATCCAAGTTTAGAAGCTTGGGAAAAAGGATTTAAGGCATTAGCAAAAGAAAAAATCCAAGGTGTCCGCTTTCCTGAGATCCAAAAGTTTCAAGGGAAAATGGGAGAAAGTCCAGATTTATTAGCGAAACTTTTGAAAGCAGCGTTTGAGCTCGAACGCAATATTGTCAAGCTCTATACCTATGCTCACCTCCGTCATGATGAAGACGTTGTGCATGATGTGCACAAAAATGCCTACGATCGCATCAGCCTTCTTTATTATGAATATGATAATGAAACTTCATGGATTCAACCTGAGCTTTTGCAATTAGATGAAACCACATTTCAAATGTATTTAATGGCTCCAGAACTCAAAGACTATCAGGTTTATTTAAAGAAGGTCTATGCGCTCAAGCCTCACACACTTTCATCTGATAAAGAAGCTTTGCTTGCACTTGCAGGAAAAGCGCTCCAAACTTCACAAAAGGCCTTTAGTCTTTTAAATGACGCCGATCTAAAGTTTCCTCAAATTGAAACAGCAACAGGGGAGAAAAAAGATCTTAGTTACGGTTCCTACCTTCTTTACATGCAATCGAAAGATCGCACACTTCGCAAAAATGCATTTGTAGAGCTGCATAAACAATACCAGCAGTTTGAAAATACCATTTGTGAATTGATCAATGGCCAAGTTCAAAATCACATCTTTATAGCAAAAGCGAGACATTATCCTTCAGCTTTGCATGCCTCTCTTACCCCACATCAAATTGACGTCGATGTTTACCACAATTTGATCAAGACTGTGCGAGAAAACATTGGGAATCTTCATCGTTACATCAAACTTCGGAAAAAACTGCTTGGAGTGGATCAATTGCATTGCCATGACTTACATGTCTCACTTCTTCCAGAATTTGAAAAAAAGTACACGTTTGATGAAGCCAAAGCCGCTATTTTAGAATCTGTTTCAGTGATGGGTAGGAATTACCAAGCAACTTTAGAAAAAGGACTTGGAGAAGAGCGATGGGTCGATCTCTTTGAAAACAAGCGCAAGCGCTCAGGAGCCTACTCAAGTGGTTGCTACGATAGCATCCCTTTTATCTTGATGAACTTTCATGGAACATTGCGTGACGTGATGACTTTGTCTCATGAAGCAGGGCATAGCATGCATTCCTACTTAAGTAATCACAGTCAACCTTATCAGTATTCGCATTATCCAATTTTCTTAGCAGAAATTGCCTCGACATTTCACGAAGACCTTCTATTTCGGTACTTCGTTGAAAAAGCTTCTTCGCGTCAAGAGAAGTGTTACTTTTTAAACCAAAAAATCGATGACATCCGAGCAACTCTTTTTAGACAAACGCAATTTGCCGAGTTTGAACTCAAACTGCACGTTCTTGGTGAACAGGGGATACCTCTCACCCCAACCACACTCAAAGAAGCGTATCGCCAACTCAATATTGACTATTATGGCCCCGATTTAACAGCTGATCCTGAAATTGACGTTGAATTCCTACGCATTCCTCACTTCTACTACAATTTTTATGTTTACCAATATGCAACTGGAATTAGCGCAGCGTCTGCTCTTGTTCAGCATGTCTTAACTGAAGGCGAGTCAGCTCGTGATGCTTACATTAAGTTTCTTTCATCTGGTTCAAGTAAGTATCCTTTAGAGTTGCTTCAAGAAGCTGGTGTTGATATGCATAGCAAGGAACCTATCGAAAAGCTTCTCCACCGGTTTAATGGTTTTGTAACAGAGCTAGAAAAGGAAATGCAATGTTAA
- a CDS encoding HD domain-containing protein encodes MSEISSVCADTELSTIFAIVDVEEKESFESILDSKPICTRPAQLPKIKEEVKASELQIAHCRQFVAQHCNRHPQVMNALDKALQSWVNLFGQEKRYSIDLQRLLAAVEFAADKHQFQIRKDAEKTPYIIHPLGVAQLTLELGELKDPDALIAALLHDTIEDTETTPEEVEQLFGPHVLALVLDLTKPAGLKGEACKLAQIAHAPHMHEQAKIIKLADRYYNMCDLANIIWDQKSIDAYILWGAKLAQVLRGTSPQLEKAIDDKVTEHFQSRFPSGIELGQLGEKWEFLSDHLPVGANIDGIEMATWNVLNTVYLSWVEERNSQGLKGSHISMTNQMIDEETGLTLRDKLVVDQVIDMINHPTHPKQLMSLQECGSPFLQVLRDKLPEHMAIVYTQKEPLPKNQDVVVYDTRHLTYREDLSSIDYPYECDPTRPVMNLAFEKDGKLYRIVNGHLPGNPDLPGKEEFAAYINLMDDNIVVAMGDMNFTREEMQKAFLTQGRENVPFSLISSYPTNVSLSLKSKTIDHIYVKGSFEWQMRYPEEVFEGLTPTVNLLTH; translated from the coding sequence ATGTCAGAAATTAGTTCAGTTTGTGCAGATACGGAACTTTCAACAATTTTTGCAATAGTAGACGTCGAAGAAAAAGAGAGCTTCGAGTCAATTCTAGATTCAAAGCCCATTTGCACACGTCCAGCTCAACTCCCTAAAATCAAAGAAGAAGTGAAGGCGTCAGAGCTCCAAATTGCTCACTGCCGCCAATTTGTCGCTCAGCATTGTAACCGCCATCCTCAAGTCATGAATGCTCTGGACAAAGCCCTCCAATCTTGGGTAAACCTATTTGGTCAAGAAAAGAGATATAGTATTGATTTACAAAGACTTCTTGCTGCTGTTGAATTTGCCGCAGATAAACATCAATTCCAAATTCGAAAAGATGCTGAAAAAACTCCTTACATCATTCATCCTTTGGGTGTCGCTCAATTGACATTAGAGCTGGGAGAATTAAAAGATCCCGATGCTCTCATTGCAGCACTTCTCCACGATACTATTGAAGATACTGAGACAACTCCAGAAGAAGTTGAGCAACTGTTCGGACCACACGTTTTGGCCCTAGTTCTCGATCTGACCAAACCTGCAGGCCTCAAAGGTGAAGCTTGTAAGCTCGCCCAAATTGCTCATGCTCCTCACATGCATGAACAAGCGAAAATCATCAAGCTCGCTGATCGGTATTACAACATGTGTGATTTAGCAAATATTATCTGGGATCAAAAATCGATCGATGCCTACATCCTTTGGGGAGCTAAGCTCGCTCAAGTTTTGCGAGGAACAAGTCCTCAGTTGGAAAAGGCAATTGATGATAAAGTGACAGAGCACTTTCAAAGCCGCTTCCCCTCAGGAATCGAACTAGGGCAACTGGGTGAGAAATGGGAATTTCTTTCAGATCACCTTCCTGTAGGCGCTAATATTGATGGGATTGAAATGGCAACATGGAATGTCCTCAATACGGTCTATCTTTCATGGGTAGAAGAGCGCAATAGTCAAGGGCTCAAAGGGTCTCACATCTCGATGACCAATCAGATGATTGACGAAGAAACAGGACTAACACTTAGAGATAAACTGGTTGTAGATCAAGTGATCGATATGATCAACCATCCTACGCACCCAAAGCAATTGATGAGTTTGCAAGAATGTGGCAGCCCATTTTTACAGGTGCTAAGAGACAAACTACCTGAGCATATGGCAATTGTCTATACTCAGAAAGAACCCCTTCCCAAAAATCAAGATGTGGTTGTCTATGACACCCGACATTTGACCTACCGTGAGGATCTATCAAGTATCGACTATCCTTACGAATGCGATCCGACAAGACCTGTGATGAATTTGGCCTTTGAAAAAGATGGAAAGCTTTACCGAATTGTGAATGGTCATCTTCCTGGGAATCCAGATTTGCCTGGAAAAGAGGAGTTTGCAGCATATATCAATCTGATGGATGACAATATTGTTGTTGCCATGGGGGACATGAACTTTACACGTGAAGAGATGCAAAAGGCCTTCCTCACTCAAGGCCGAGAAAATGTTCCTTTTTCTCTTATTTCCTCTTATCCAACAAACGTGAGTCTTTCCCTTAAGTCGAAAACCATCGATCATATCTATGTAAAGGGATCTTTTGAGTGGCAAATGCGTTACCCTGAAGAGGTTTTTGAAGGATTAACTCCAACTGTGAACCTTCTAACTCACTGA
- a CDS encoding NINE protein — translation MVDSINELSSSYGVGYPIFTEESEKGGGVASPGYSGQSTIHPPIHPNAQQVHIHYHEKKVEEEKSRKSFFVTLLLQFFLGYVGFPHFYVGNIGKGLLTLGTTICLGWITFGIVPGIIWLYNIFQIILGNFKDSEGKRVRN, via the coding sequence ATGGTCGATTCAATTAACGAGCTTAGTAGTTCTTATGGAGTAGGATATCCAATATTTACCGAAGAATCTGAAAAGGGCGGAGGGGTGGCCTCTCCGGGATATTCAGGGCAAAGTACCATTCATCCCCCAATTCATCCCAATGCGCAACAAGTCCATATACATTATCATGAGAAAAAGGTTGAAGAAGAGAAAAGTCGAAAAAGTTTTTTTGTGACTCTCTTGCTACAGTTTTTTTTGGGGTATGTGGGATTTCCTCACTTTTATGTCGGTAATATCGGGAAAGGTCTTTTGACTCTTGGAACAACGATCTGTTTAGGCTGGATCACATTTGGGATCGTTCCTGGGATCATCTGGCTTTACAATATCTTCCAAATCATTTTGGGGAACTTCAAGGATAGCGAAGGTAAAAGAGTCAGAAATTAA
- a CDS encoding HPr family phosphocarrier protein, whose protein sequence is MKSEPKVKKTFVIVNDKGLHTRPATELVKCAQIFKSQIYLRYDGLSVNAKSLLGILMLAAGRGAKINIEAEGQDAEEAVNAIVRLASNKFNIKF, encoded by the coding sequence ATGAAGTCAGAGCCTAAGGTGAAAAAGACTTTTGTAATTGTTAATGATAAAGGCCTTCATACTCGCCCTGCAACTGAGCTCGTCAAATGTGCTCAAATTTTTAAGTCTCAAATATACTTGCGCTACGATGGGCTGAGCGTGAATGCTAAATCTCTTCTCGGAATTCTAATGCTCGCCGCAGGTCGGGGAGCGAAAATCAATATTGAGGCTGAAGGGCAGGATGCCGAAGAGGCCGTAAACGCAATCGTGCGCCTAGCAAGCAACAAATTCAACATCAAATTCTAA